The Rhizobium sp. BT03 genome has a window encoding:
- a CDS encoding bifunctional alpha/beta hydrolase/class I SAM-dependent methyltransferase → MLQTADSGQSSSTARPMHESEFVSHDGTRLFYRMWPATGAALKGAIILLHRGHEHSGRVAHLATELGLDDFAFYAWDARGHGRSPGERGYSPSFAASAHDLDCFVRHVSETSGTPVEEIAVIAQSVGAVLATTWVHDYAPPIRALVLASPAFSVKLYVPFAREGIALWEKLKGTFFVNSYVKARFLTHDPERIASFEADPLITRPIASNILLQLYEAAARVVGDARAITVPTQLLISGSDWVVRHAPQHRFYENLGSRIKERHVLAGFYHDTLGEKDRAIALAEIRRFIDARFAEPRAPADLRTADIQGYTKDEADRLASPLDAMSLRGIYWALSRLNIRLGALVSEGIKTGVKTGFDSGSTLDYVYENQPRGLGPGGRLIDKVFLEAIGWRGIRQRKLHLQELIDRALQRLKAAGRSTHVLDIAAGHGRYVLDAIEAAAVRPESVRLQDYSPINVDAGRNSIAARGLSDFASFRQQDAFDGEGLAAITPAPDLAIVSGLYELFSDNAMIATSLDGIARAMQPGGLLIYTNQPWHPQLEMIARALTSHRGGQAWVMRRRTQEEMDQLVAAAGFRKIEQRIDQWGIFTVSLAERM, encoded by the coding sequence GTGCTGCAAACTGCCGATAGTGGGCAATCGTCATCGACGGCGAGACCGATGCATGAATCCGAATTCGTATCGCACGATGGGACGCGACTCTTTTATCGGATGTGGCCTGCGACCGGTGCTGCACTGAAGGGCGCAATCATTCTTCTCCATCGCGGCCACGAGCATAGCGGCCGCGTCGCCCATCTCGCCACCGAGCTCGGCCTCGATGATTTTGCCTTCTACGCCTGGGACGCACGCGGCCACGGGCGTTCACCGGGGGAGCGCGGCTATTCGCCGTCCTTTGCTGCCTCGGCGCATGACCTCGATTGCTTTGTGCGCCATGTCAGCGAGACGAGCGGTACTCCAGTCGAAGAGATCGCCGTCATTGCGCAGAGCGTCGGCGCGGTTCTCGCCACTACCTGGGTGCACGACTATGCGCCGCCGATCCGAGCGCTCGTGCTGGCCTCGCCGGCCTTCAGCGTCAAGCTCTACGTGCCTTTTGCCAGGGAAGGCATTGCGCTCTGGGAAAAGCTCAAGGGGACATTCTTCGTCAATTCCTATGTCAAGGCGAGGTTTCTGACGCATGATCCCGAGCGCATTGCCTCCTTTGAGGCCGACCCGTTGATCACCCGGCCGATCGCCTCCAACATTCTGTTGCAGCTCTATGAAGCGGCAGCCCGCGTCGTCGGCGACGCCCGCGCCATCACCGTTCCGACCCAGTTGCTGATCTCCGGCAGCGACTGGGTGGTGCGACACGCGCCGCAGCACCGGTTCTACGAAAACCTCGGCAGCCGCATCAAGGAGCGGCATGTGCTTGCCGGCTTCTACCATGACACGCTTGGCGAAAAGGACCGCGCAATCGCGCTCGCCGAGATCCGCCGTTTCATCGATGCGCGTTTTGCCGAGCCCCGGGCGCCCGCCGATCTTCGCACCGCTGATATCCAGGGTTATACCAAGGACGAGGCCGACCGGCTCGCGAGCCCTCTGGACGCCATGTCCCTGCGCGGCATCTACTGGGCGCTCAGCCGTCTCAACATCAGGCTCGGCGCGCTGGTGTCGGAAGGCATAAAGACTGGGGTCAAGACCGGCTTCGATTCCGGCTCGACGCTCGATTACGTCTATGAGAACCAGCCGCGGGGGCTCGGTCCCGGCGGGCGGTTGATCGACAAGGTGTTCCTCGAGGCGATCGGCTGGCGCGGCATCAGGCAGCGCAAGCTGCATTTGCAGGAGCTGATCGACCGCGCGCTGCAGCGCCTGAAAGCCGCCGGCCGCAGCACCCATGTGCTCGATATTGCGGCCGGACACGGCCGTTATGTCCTCGACGCCATCGAGGCGGCTGCCGTGCGTCCCGAGAGTGTGCGCCTGCAGGATTATTCCCCCATCAACGTCGATGCCGGCCGCAACAGCATTGCCGCGCGTGGACTGAGCGATTTCGCGAGCTTCCGCCAGCAGGATGCCTTTGACGGCGAGGGGCTGGCTGCGATCACGCCGGCTCCGGATCTGGCGATCGTCTCCGGCCTTTACGAGCTTTTCTCCGACAATGCGATGATCGCCACTTCGCTCGATGGGATCGCCCGCGCGATGCAGCCCGGCGGTCTGCTCATCTACACCAACCAGCCATGGCATCCACAGCTGGAGATGATCGCCCGCGCCCTGACCTCCCACCGCGGCGGCCAAGCGTGGGTTATGCGGCGGCGGACGCAAGAAGAAATGGACCAACTGGTCGCCGCAGCCGGTTTCCGCAAGATCGAACAGCGCATCGACCAGTGGGGCATTTTCACCGTCTCGCTGGCGGAAAGAATGTGA
- a CDS encoding phosphatase PAP2/dual specificity phosphatase family protein: protein MGQARSPFSQAAPVLKRAAMWLVFLAPFFYLTYGGANWLASQRAHVPNIAFAWESAIPFLAWTIVPYWSINLFYALCLFINTTPRDVDMLARRYLTIQIIAIVCFIAFPLEATFIRPATSGLPGFMFTVLGGFDKPFNQAPSLHVALLVVIWDHLRGRLPRRARLLWHFWCFLIGASVLTTWQHHVMDIPTGILLGLFAAWLFPRDGASPLANFTLNGDPKSRRLGICYLGGAVAFLVLAALCIPLTAAALLLLWPAVALAIVAVGYFGAGPQIFLKRGDGSAAFASRWLLAPYRLGAIINVWLWTRKMPASVVIADGVHLGRFPRRHEADRFATVIDITGEFQRPSGALARWCSFPALDLTGLDKIQARAAADLIEAARHQGPVLVCCALGFQRSACVIVRWLVTSRRCENPAEALQLIERAGRRVYLPVESVRAANEGVQ from the coding sequence TTGGGGCAGGCACGTTCTCCTTTTTCCCAGGCCGCGCCGGTCTTGAAGCGGGCGGCGATGTGGCTCGTCTTCCTGGCGCCGTTCTTCTATCTGACCTATGGCGGCGCCAATTGGCTGGCTTCGCAACGCGCTCACGTGCCGAACATCGCCTTCGCATGGGAAAGCGCCATTCCGTTCCTGGCGTGGACGATCGTTCCATACTGGTCGATCAACCTGTTCTACGCACTCTGCCTGTTCATCAACACGACGCCGCGCGATGTGGATATGCTCGCAAGGCGTTATCTGACGATCCAGATCATCGCGATCGTCTGCTTCATCGCGTTTCCGCTCGAAGCAACCTTCATACGGCCGGCCACCAGCGGCCTGCCCGGTTTCATGTTCACCGTCCTCGGTGGTTTCGATAAACCGTTCAACCAGGCGCCGTCGCTGCATGTCGCGCTGCTGGTGGTGATCTGGGACCATCTGCGCGGCCGCTTGCCGCGCAGGGCGCGGCTTCTCTGGCACTTCTGGTGTTTCCTGATCGGCGCTTCCGTGCTGACGACGTGGCAGCATCACGTCATGGACATTCCGACCGGTATTTTGCTCGGCCTGTTCGCCGCCTGGCTTTTTCCGCGGGATGGTGCTTCCCCTCTTGCGAATTTCACTTTGAACGGCGATCCAAAGTCGCGCCGACTTGGCATCTGCTATCTCGGTGGTGCCGTCGCATTTCTCGTCCTTGCAGCGCTCTGCATCCCTCTGACGGCCGCGGCACTTCTGTTGCTCTGGCCGGCCGTTGCGCTGGCGATCGTCGCAGTCGGATATTTCGGCGCCGGCCCGCAGATATTCCTGAAACGCGGCGATGGCAGTGCCGCGTTTGCCAGCCGCTGGCTACTGGCACCCTACCGGCTCGGCGCGATCATCAACGTTTGGCTCTGGACACGCAAAATGCCGGCATCCGTGGTGATTGCTGATGGCGTCCATCTCGGTCGTTTTCCGCGTCGCCACGAGGCCGACCGTTTTGCCACGGTGATCGACATCACCGGCGAATTTCAGCGCCCGAGCGGGGCGCTTGCACGCTGGTGCAGCTTTCCCGCCCTTGATCTCACAGGTCTCGACAAGATCCAGGCGCGAGCCGCGGCTGATCTCATCGAGGCTGCGCGCCACCAGGGACCGGTCCTCGTCTGCTGCGCGCTCGGTTTCCAGCGAAGCGCCTGCGTCATCGTTCGTTGGCTAGTGACCAGCCGACGCTGCGAAAACCCAGCCGAGGCGCTGCAGTTGATCGAACGCGCGGGGCGGCGTGTTTATCTGCCCGTGGAAAGTGTCCGTGCTGCGAACGAGGGCGTGCAATGA
- a CDS encoding alpha-hydroxy acid oxidase, producing MATPLTIADLKKLAQRRVPKMFFDYADSGAWTESTYQANESDFSQIKLRQRVMVDMSDRTLETTMIGQKVSMPVALAPTGLTGMQHADGEMLAARAAEEFGVPFTLSTMSICSIEDVASVTTRPFWFQLYVMRDKDFVLGLINRAKAAKCSALVLTADLQILGQRHKDLRNGLSAPPRFTPKHVWQMAIRPFWCLDMLKTKRRTFGNIIGHAKNVSNITSLAAWTHEQFDPRLSWADVAWIKEQWGGPLIIKGVLDPEDARAAADTGADAIVVSNHGGRQLDGAPSSISMLPSIVDAVGDRIEIHLDGGIRSGQDVLKAMALGAKGTYIGRPFLYGLGAMGKEGVTLALGILRKEMDITMALCGKRDINDVNASIISGQG from the coding sequence ATGGCCACCCCGCTTACCATCGCCGATCTGAAAAAGCTCGCACAGCGCCGTGTGCCGAAGATGTTTTTCGATTATGCGGATTCGGGCGCCTGGACGGAATCCACATATCAGGCGAATGAGAGCGATTTCAGCCAGATCAAGCTGCGCCAACGGGTGATGGTCGACATGAGCGACCGTACGCTGGAAACGACGATGATCGGCCAGAAAGTGTCGATGCCGGTGGCCTTGGCGCCGACCGGCCTGACCGGCATGCAGCATGCCGATGGCGAGATGCTGGCGGCGCGCGCGGCGGAAGAATTCGGCGTTCCCTTCACCCTGTCGACGATGAGCATCTGCTCGATCGAGGACGTCGCTTCGGTGACGACGCGGCCCTTCTGGTTCCAGCTCTACGTGATGCGGGACAAGGATTTCGTGCTCGGCCTCATCAACCGCGCCAAGGCCGCCAAATGCTCGGCATTGGTGCTGACGGCCGATCTGCAGATCCTCGGCCAGCGGCACAAGGACCTGCGCAACGGCCTATCGGCGCCGCCGAGGTTCACACCGAAACACGTCTGGCAGATGGCCATCCGGCCGTTCTGGTGCCTGGACATGCTCAAGACCAAAAGACGCACATTCGGCAACATCATCGGCCACGCCAAAAACGTCTCCAATATCACCTCGCTCGCCGCATGGACGCACGAGCAGTTCGATCCGCGGCTCTCCTGGGCCGATGTCGCCTGGATCAAGGAGCAATGGGGCGGCCCGCTGATCATCAAGGGCGTGCTCGATCCGGAGGATGCGAGGGCCGCCGCTGACACCGGCGCCGACGCGATCGTCGTCTCCAATCACGGCGGCCGCCAGCTTGACGGCGCCCCCTCCTCGATCAGCATGCTGCCTTCGATCGTCGATGCTGTCGGTGATCGCATCGAGATCCATCTCGACGGCGGCATCCGCTCCGGCCAGGACGTGCTGAAGGCCATGGCACTCGGGGCCAAAGGCACCTATATCGGCCGCCCCTTCCTCTACGGGCTCGGCGCCATGGGCAAGGAGGGCGTCACGCTGGCGCTCGGCATCCTCCGCAAGGAGATGGACATCACCATGGCGCTCTGCGGCAAGCGCGATATCAACGATGTGAACGCGTCGATCATATCGGGGCAAGGCTGA